In Sulfurospirillum tamanense, one DNA window encodes the following:
- the ssb gene encoding single-stranded DNA-binding protein yields MFNKVILAGNLTRDPELRYLPSGSAVCNTAIATNRKFKSQTGEQKEEVCFVDITFFGRSAEIANQYLKRGSKILVEGRLKLDQWTDQSGAKRSKHSVSVDSLQMLDSKGQADHGNDDAPAYGEPRYSNDQQNMPPRQPQQKGSGNTSYPEIDINDDEIPF; encoded by the coding sequence ATGTTTAACAAAGTCATTTTAGCAGGAAACCTTACCCGAGACCCAGAGCTTCGCTATCTTCCTAGCGGAAGTGCGGTGTGCAATACAGCCATCGCCACCAACCGAAAGTTCAAAAGCCAAACAGGCGAACAAAAAGAAGAAGTGTGCTTTGTCGACATCACATTTTTTGGCCGTTCTGCGGAGATTGCCAACCAATACCTCAAGCGCGGATCCAAGATTCTTGTTGAGGGACGCTTAAAACTCGACCAATGGACAGATCAAAGCGGCGCCAAGCGCAGCAAACACTCTGTTTCTGTGGACTCGCTTCAGATGCTTGATAGCAAAGGACAAGCAGACCACGGCAACGACGATGCCCCTGCTTATGGTGAGCCGCGCTATTCCAATGACCAACAAAACATGCCACCACGGCAACCCCAGCAAAAAGGCTCTGGAAACACATCGTATCCAGAAATCGACATCAATGATGACGAAATTCCATTTTAG
- the rpsR gene encoding 30S ribosomal protein S18, translating to MAEKRKYSRKYCKYCEAKIEFIDYKDTKLLKHSLSERFKIMPRRLTGNCKKHQEMVEAAIKRARHAAIVPYIVDRKRVVANPFEIL from the coding sequence ATGGCTGAAAAACGTAAATATTCACGAAAATACTGCAAATACTGCGAAGCAAAAATTGAGTTTATCGATTACAAAGATACAAAACTTTTGAAGCACTCTCTTTCTGAGCGTTTTAAAATCATGCCACGTCGTCTAACTGGCAACTGCAAAAAACACCAAGAGATGGTAGAAGCAGCCATCAAACGCGCGCGTCACGCAGCGATTGTTCCTTACATCGTTGACCGCAAACGTGTTGTTGCTAACCCGTTCGAGATTCTATAA
- the lon gene encoding endopeptidase La, protein MQLSDYSAFPAALPIIVEDDLFLYPFMISPLFLSDEENIAAANAALEHNSLVLVASAKPGEEGTRDFDSMYKAGVIGSIMRKVALPDGRVKVLFQGMTKGRISEELGVKPLRAMVEVLHTTRENENKIDAILSIMREKVRVLAGVSNYFPPDLLKTIEENSEVGRICDLISSSMRLKKEQAYKLFVEESLEARMLLLVDYLIEEIESSKLQREIKTKVHSRIEKVNKEYFLKEQLKQIQQELGTDSQREEEIEEYRKKLEAKKPFMSEDAVKEISKQVDKLARMHPDSADANMIQGYLDWVIDIPYESVAKERLDIAEVKRQLDIDHHSLTKPKERIEEYFAVKQLLEKRGIKDKSNKGAILCFAGPPGVGKTSLANSIAKALKRELVRIALGGLEDVNELRGHRRTYIGAMPGRIIQGLIEAKQMNPVVVLDEIDKVARSFRGDPTAVLLEVLDPEQNNKFRDYYLNFNIDLSKIVFVATANDVSSIPAPLRDRMEFIFLSSYTPQEKYEIAKKYLIPQELKKHGLKSIEVSIAKTALQMIIANYTRESGVRNLRRRLADIFRKAAKQLLLNPSQEKISITTKNISEYLEKRVFEIEATDKKSRIGQVNGLAWTSVGGDVLKIEAIRIQGKGAMQITGSLGEVMKESAKIALSVVKVLVDEKKILIPQDIIPQTTKEKEDNVLPEASEMYRRFDVHLHVPEGATPKDGPSAGITMATAIASILSDKKVRSDVAMTGELTLTGKVLPIGGLKEKLIAAFKAKITTALIPKKNYERDLEEIPDEVKEALEIIPVERIEEVLKRVLV, encoded by the coding sequence TTGCAACTTAGTGATTACAGTGCGTTTCCAGCCGCACTTCCTATTATCGTCGAAGATGATTTGTTTTTATACCCGTTTATGATTTCACCACTTTTTTTAAGCGATGAAGAAAATATTGCCGCAGCCAATGCCGCACTTGAGCACAATTCGCTTGTGCTGGTAGCTTCGGCAAAGCCTGGTGAAGAGGGCACCCGCGATTTTGATTCCATGTACAAAGCGGGCGTCATTGGTTCTATTATGCGTAAGGTTGCTTTGCCTGATGGCAGGGTTAAAGTGCTTTTTCAGGGAATGACAAAGGGCCGCATCAGCGAAGAACTTGGTGTAAAACCCCTTAGGGCTATGGTGGAAGTATTGCATACGACCCGCGAAAATGAAAACAAGATTGACGCGATTTTGTCCATCATGCGCGAAAAAGTGCGCGTGCTTGCGGGTGTGAGTAATTATTTCCCACCTGATTTACTTAAAACCATTGAAGAAAATAGTGAAGTCGGACGCATTTGTGACCTGATTTCAAGCTCCATGCGCCTTAAGAAAGAGCAAGCATATAAGCTTTTTGTAGAAGAGAGCTTAGAGGCACGTATGCTGCTTTTGGTGGATTATTTGATTGAAGAGATTGAATCGAGTAAACTGCAACGAGAGATCAAAACCAAAGTCCATTCGCGCATTGAAAAGGTCAACAAAGAGTACTTTTTAAAAGAACAACTTAAGCAAATTCAGCAAGAACTTGGCACGGATTCACAGCGGGAAGAAGAGATTGAAGAGTATCGTAAAAAACTTGAAGCCAAAAAGCCTTTTATGAGTGAAGATGCGGTGAAGGAAATCAGCAAACAAGTTGATAAACTTGCCCGTATGCACCCCGATTCTGCGGATGCAAATATGATTCAAGGTTACCTTGATTGGGTGATTGACATCCCCTATGAATCTGTTGCTAAAGAGCGTCTAGACATCGCCGAAGTAAAACGCCAATTAGACATAGACCACCACTCGCTTACCAAGCCAAAAGAGCGCATTGAAGAGTATTTTGCCGTAAAACAGCTCCTTGAAAAACGCGGTATCAAAGACAAATCCAACAAGGGTGCTATCTTGTGTTTTGCAGGCCCTCCGGGGGTGGGCAAAACCTCACTGGCCAACTCTATTGCCAAGGCGCTAAAGCGCGAACTTGTACGCATTGCTTTGGGCGGGCTTGAAGATGTCAATGAGCTGCGTGGTCACCGACGCACGTATATTGGCGCGATGCCCGGACGCATCATTCAAGGGCTGATTGAGGCTAAACAAATGAACCCCGTGGTAGTGCTTGATGAGATTGATAAGGTGGCGCGTAGTTTTAGGGGCGACCCAACGGCAGTGCTTTTGGAAGTGCTTGATCCTGAACAAAACAACAAGTTTAGGGATTATTATCTCAACTTCAACATTGATTTAAGCAAGATCGTGTTTGTGGCTACGGCGAATGACGTGAGCTCCATCCCTGCACCTTTACGTGACCGTATGGAGTTTATTTTCCTTAGCTCCTACACGCCACAAGAAAAGTACGAGATAGCCAAAAAATACCTCATTCCCCAAGAACTTAAAAAACACGGCCTTAAAAGCATTGAGGTTTCTATTGCTAAAACGGCTTTGCAAATGATTATTGCTAATTACACCAGAGAATCTGGCGTGCGAAATTTGCGCCGTCGTTTGGCGGACATTTTTCGAAAGGCAGCCAAACAACTACTTCTAAACCCGAGCCAAGAAAAAATTTCCATCACCACTAAAAATATCTCAGAGTACCTTGAAAAACGGGTGTTTGAGATTGAAGCAACCGACAAAAAGTCTCGTATTGGTCAAGTCAATGGGTTGGCGTGGACAAGTGTAGGAGGCGATGTGCTCAAAATCGAAGCTATTCGCATTCAAGGCAAAGGCGCCATGCAAATTACGGGTTCTTTAGGTGAAGTAATGAAAGAGTCTGCGAAGATTGCCCTTAGTGTGGTGAAAGTCCTTGTTGATGAGAAAAAAATACTCATTCCTCAAGACATCATTCCTCAAACCACTAAAGAAAAAGAAGACAACGTGCTGCCAGAGGCTAGTGAAATGTACCGTCGCTTTGACGTGCATTTACATGTACCCGAGGGTGCAACGCCCAAAGACGGTCCAAGCGCTGGGATTACGATGGCAACAGCTATTGCTTCGATTCTCTCAGACAAAAAAGTACGCAGCGATGTGGCAATGACGGGTGAGTTGACTCTAACGGGCAAAGTGCTACCCATTGGTGGGCTGAAAGAAAAACTTATTGCGGCCTTTAAAGCCAAAATCACCACAGCTTTGATTCCGAAGAAAAACTACGAGCGTGACTTGGAGGAGATTCCCGATGAAGTCAAAGAAGCGCTAGAGATTATTCCGGTGGAACGCATTGAAGAAGTTTTAAAGAGAGTATTGGTTTAA
- a CDS encoding outer membrane protein assembly factor BamD, which translates to MRHLRFFASSLLVASLLAGCASKQEELFNQPAAFWYEQIIKDIKDRDLEAADLHYTSMASEHIASPLLEQAMLVLAHAHIEDEQYLLANFYLDEYIKRYGNPTKVEYARFLKIKANFASFAYPNRNQQLLLDTIEETKEFVRRYPNSAYRPMVETILTKMELGEYYLKQEIASLYKRTGKDDSAAIYEEKLQTSPLKDANMIKPTLPWYRALFE; encoded by the coding sequence ATGCGTCACCTTCGTTTTTTTGCCTCTTCATTACTTGTAGCCTCGCTTTTGGCAGGGTGCGCTAGCAAGCAAGAGGAGTTGTTTAATCAGCCCGCGGCATTTTGGTATGAGCAAATTATCAAAGACATTAAAGACAGAGATTTAGAAGCTGCCGATTTGCACTATACATCCATGGCGAGTGAGCACATCGCCTCACCATTACTAGAGCAAGCTATGCTTGTTTTGGCCCATGCGCACATTGAAGATGAGCAATACTTGTTGGCCAATTTTTACCTAGATGAATACATTAAACGCTACGGCAATCCTACCAAGGTGGAGTACGCAAGATTTTTAAAAATCAAAGCCAACTTCGCTTCTTTTGCCTACCCCAATCGCAACCAACAGCTTTTGCTTGACACCATTGAGGAGACAAAAGAGTTTGTACGGCGGTATCCAAATTCCGCTTACCGCCCTATGGTGGAAACAATTTTAACCAAGATGGAGTTGGGCGAGTATTATTTAAAACAAGAAATCGCCTCATTGTATAAACGTACAGGCAAAGATGACTCGGCAGCTATTTATGAAGAAAAACTTCAAACATCACCGCTTAAAGATGCAAACATGATTAAGCCAACATTGCCGTGGTACCGTGCACTTTTTGAATAA
- the fliW gene encoding flagellar assembly protein FliW — MVFTVKSPIPGFAHITTMELVKIDDFFMRLESKDDATSFTLLNPYMLREYAFEIPPYYKSLLEITDESKIMVFNIMIIANPIENSSVNFIAPLVFNAESMTMAQILLDSDKHPDLGISQSIGSFLQEEEA, encoded by the coding sequence ATGGTCTTTACTGTGAAAAGCCCAATTCCCGGCTTTGCGCACATCACGACAATGGAGCTCGTAAAAATTGATGATTTTTTCATGCGCCTTGAAAGCAAAGATGACGCTACTTCGTTTACATTGCTCAATCCCTATATGTTGCGCGAGTACGCCTTTGAGATTCCTCCTTATTATAAATCACTGCTTGAAATCACCGACGAATCCAAGATTATGGTCTTTAACATCATGATTATTGCCAATCCCATTGAGAACTCTTCAGTGAACTTCATTGCGCCTTTGGTGTTTAACGCTGAGAGCATGACGATGGCGCAGATTCTTTTGGATTCAGACAAGCATCCCGACCTTGGCATTTCTCAAAGTATTGGAAGCTTTTTACAAGAGGAAGAAGCGTGA
- a CDS encoding pyrroline-5-carboxylate reductase, whose product MKLTFIGNGAMAKAMIAGLVNTHQIEVLGKDMVKLRALNDAFGGKLSLGLLQEGVDVTGKTLLLCVKPHALGAVSSYVQGEAHGLISVLAGTSLKALQEAFTCKHLIRAMPNLAAAHGASMTLLTGDNDFRETSEAILKSIGKTHWLGTEKEFDIAMALTGSGPAFLALVAEALCDGVVREGLKREDATFLARGLFEGFAPLLQANHPALIKEAVMSPGGVTAAGLGALEDCKARSAFMLAIKKTYEKTLK is encoded by the coding sequence GTGAAACTTACTTTTATCGGCAATGGCGCCATGGCAAAAGCCATGATAGCAGGCCTTGTCAATACACATCAAATCGAAGTTCTTGGCAAAGATATGGTCAAGCTTCGCGCGCTTAATGATGCTTTTGGTGGCAAACTCTCCTTAGGATTACTCCAAGAGGGCGTGGATGTGACGGGCAAAACACTTCTTTTGTGTGTCAAACCCCACGCTCTAGGAGCCGTTTCTTCTTATGTCCAAGGTGAAGCCCACGGGCTCATCAGCGTGCTTGCGGGCACATCCTTAAAGGCGCTCCAAGAAGCCTTTACATGTAAACATCTCATCCGCGCCATGCCAAATCTCGCCGCCGCACATGGCGCTTCCATGACACTTTTAACAGGCGATAATGACTTTAGGGAAACTTCCGAAGCAATCTTAAAAAGCATTGGTAAAACCCATTGGCTAGGCACTGAAAAAGAGTTCGACATCGCCATGGCGCTCACTGGAAGTGGCCCTGCTTTTTTAGCCCTTGTAGCCGAAGCCTTGTGCGATGGCGTGGTGCGCGAAGGGCTCAAGCGTGAAGATGCCACTTTTTTAGCGCGTGGTCTTTTTGAGGGCTTTGCGCCACTACTTCAAGCCAACCATCCTGCCCTCATCAAAGAAGCTGTCATGAGCCCTGGGGGTGTCACTGCCGCAGGGCTAGGTGCCTTAGAAGATTGTAAGGCAAGAAGTGCCTTTATGTTAGCAATAAAAAAAACATATGAGAAAACACTAAAATAA
- a CDS encoding Calx-beta domain-containing protein: MLRPLIVFALLVSIAFADTETNNNCSEVELISELHNISIAKTHEETGTVYQGSDTYDYYYFQSQLPAEISVSIYGNKTNYSFFIGTQCDGGSIYTNTSDSNTKNAGTFEVGAGDFIYLKIQRRYNTLMSYNLTINYTPIVPKLSVSNASINEGNHGWYTKKIPVTLSAAHNQTVTVHYETFDGTATLTGNDYKAATGVLTFLPGETTRMIPLEINGDTIQEPDESFKVILSNPSSNASISDGIATITLLNDDGHVVQNNLRDFLIRNPVTTRNIRGNLAMIGNSVLCPKNNTGACISDSNTANNGLDLKFINTDNFNGTYKNSSRAQLAIPNNATIKWAGLYTQGYIQGITNTTTITNTLTNTPTRLTIPSLGNINLTPSISNIFANGWSGYSYGSFSEISQLVGKKGSEVNGWIAAANIIAHEGTDSSGLGNYGAWSLVVVYEDDSLSLKNISVFDGYRAVYNATGYTTVDIAIDGFLTPTSGEISSSLAIFAGEGDKNIEGDRLYLDGDEISIVNQNAFNSSITGVVRSPNLINNQGIDIQNHDVSSIIKNGQQSATIRLTSTQDKYFPSVVAFATELYEPRVCYAQTLLDENGNEISTLSLGDTITIATWISNMKKDAEDSNLETADKVEITLELDSENLEYIPESITIQNINESSYFSKTDTKDADTAEFFFDTNTSKWRVGIGASGTDGGRLLPNEDNNPGQKTYATFQAKITQSGDISINNLYKVSYENSLLGVRFGDESPLNIGICTDFDTTLNVSAPLGAFNVVHAGFNQGSNSTDGAAEENALYTQIAGQAFDVTVLALGSDFSSIQPYTGTVQVSIIENPGYVAGAGGTNQALCDNALPLSTKSISFDNETQKNLSFSYPNAHIGLGFKVSFGEGASLQHVCSRDPGGFAVRPASYVYQTESDLIGANTYTLQITSQNIDESTSTTNYNQTSSNIDASMHLVTPAGCGLAPWNESMSLSGGFSLGVMNYNFFTYSNVGDVRVEFKDTKWTSVDQGSSNGKGYDDCIVDSHSNTPTGGKIGCNIYKEEVFSFVAKSFQNTASFINGEPFYYTSGGNGVSPTLNINTQAILGDNTIATNYTQSCFAKNITTNLTLNNAPQERKDTIAYLPDNNTLIANNENVAISTLEDEFNAGMADVRVLFNFTRQTNTAHEPFHVFLDDFNITSTTDTNGLSGIDFDRTINMDNNATFYYGRVHAPDYRFGGKSGTARVYYEVYCKDCNTTEFNALGNQSPDTLYWHQNTLHDATLYGSVGSFISLGDVRFGSANYGAATTTTATAAIASGVEVQILTTNQAPYTDRIRLAPSSWLVYNPFNPAATTTDFTVEFYGAGAWAGEGSVHKTEEGEIGTHAHTTDQNTTIKRNNRRINW, encoded by the coding sequence ATGTTGCGCCCCTTAATAGTGTTTGCTCTTCTTGTGAGCATTGCTTTTGCTGACACCGAAACCAACAATAACTGCTCAGAAGTTGAGTTAATTTCAGAACTTCACAATATATCGATTGCAAAAACCCACGAGGAAACAGGAACGGTGTATCAGGGATCTGATACTTATGATTATTATTATTTCCAATCCCAGTTACCTGCTGAAATTTCAGTTTCAATCTACGGAAACAAAACAAACTACTCATTTTTCATTGGAACACAGTGCGACGGAGGATCAATATACACAAACACTTCCGACAGCAATACAAAAAACGCAGGTACTTTTGAGGTTGGAGCTGGAGATTTTATCTATTTGAAAATCCAAAGAAGATACAACACCCTAATGAGTTACAATCTCACAATCAATTACACGCCAATCGTACCAAAACTTTCTGTTTCAAATGCTTCGATAAACGAAGGAAATCACGGCTGGTATACAAAAAAAATTCCAGTCACACTTAGCGCTGCGCACAATCAGACCGTAACGGTTCACTACGAAACCTTTGATGGCACAGCCACTTTGACAGGGAATGACTACAAAGCAGCCACAGGGGTGCTTACTTTTTTACCTGGCGAAACCACACGTATGATTCCCCTTGAAATCAATGGAGACACTATCCAAGAACCTGATGAGTCCTTTAAAGTTATTCTTTCCAATCCCTCAAGCAATGCTTCCATCTCAGACGGAATAGCCACTATCACGCTACTTAATGACGATGGCCATGTTGTGCAAAACAATTTACGCGATTTTCTCATTCGCAACCCAGTAACCACACGCAATATTAGAGGCAACCTTGCCATGATTGGCAACTCTGTATTGTGTCCTAAAAACAACACTGGGGCTTGTATTTCTGATTCCAATACTGCCAATAATGGCCTCGATTTAAAATTCATCAATACAGATAATTTTAATGGCACTTACAAAAACTCATCCAGAGCACAACTAGCCATCCCTAATAATGCCACCATTAAATGGGCAGGCCTTTACACGCAAGGATACATACAAGGCATTACCAATACTACTACCATCACCAACACCCTAACCAACACCCCTACGAGGCTAACCATTCCCTCCCTTGGAAATATTAATCTCACACCTTCGATTTCCAACATCTTTGCCAATGGATGGAGTGGCTATAGCTACGGGTCCTTTAGTGAGATCAGCCAACTTGTTGGCAAAAAAGGTTCCGAAGTGAACGGTTGGATTGCAGCTGCCAATATTATTGCTCATGAAGGAACAGACAGTAGTGGACTTGGCAATTATGGGGCATGGTCATTGGTTGTGGTTTACGAAGATGACTCCCTTTCCTTGAAAAATATTTCTGTATTTGATGGCTATCGCGCCGTCTACAACGCCACGGGGTATACTACTGTAGATATTGCTATAGATGGATTTTTGACACCAACAAGTGGTGAAATAAGCTCTTCTTTGGCTATTTTTGCCGGAGAAGGAGATAAAAATATCGAGGGCGACAGACTCTATCTGGATGGAGATGAGATTAGCATTGTCAACCAAAACGCGTTTAATTCATCCATTACTGGCGTAGTTAGAAGCCCTAACCTGATTAACAATCAAGGGATTGATATCCAAAACCATGATGTTAGTAGTATTATTAAAAATGGCCAACAAAGTGCTACCATTCGCCTAACCTCAACCCAAGACAAATACTTTCCCAGTGTTGTAGCCTTTGCGACCGAATTATACGAGCCAAGAGTATGTTACGCACAAACCCTTCTAGATGAAAATGGAAATGAAATTAGCACATTATCCCTTGGCGATACCATCACTATTGCAACATGGATCTCCAATATGAAAAAAGATGCAGAGGACTCTAATCTTGAAACTGCCGATAAAGTTGAAATTACTCTTGAGCTTGATTCTGAAAACCTAGAATATATCCCTGAAAGCATCACAATCCAAAATATTAATGAGTCAAGTTATTTTTCCAAAACTGATACAAAAGATGCAGATACTGCTGAATTTTTCTTTGATACCAACACATCCAAATGGCGCGTTGGTATTGGTGCAAGCGGAACAGACGGGGGACGGCTACTGCCAAACGAAGACAACAACCCTGGCCAAAAAACCTACGCAACATTTCAAGCAAAAATCACACAATCTGGCGATATTTCCATCAATAACCTCTACAAAGTTTCCTATGAAAATAGCTTGCTTGGTGTTCGATTCGGTGATGAGTCGCCCTTAAATATTGGCATCTGTACAGATTTTGACACCACCCTAAACGTCAGTGCGCCCTTGGGTGCTTTTAATGTGGTGCATGCAGGCTTTAATCAAGGAAGTAATAGTACCGATGGGGCTGCTGAAGAAAATGCTCTTTATACTCAAATAGCAGGACAAGCCTTTGATGTCACCGTCTTAGCGCTTGGGAGCGATTTTAGCTCAATTCAACCCTACACAGGAACTGTTCAGGTGAGTATTATTGAAAACCCAGGTTATGTTGCAGGGGCCGGTGGCACTAATCAAGCGCTATGTGACAATGCACTGCCATTGTCCACAAAGTCCATTTCTTTTGATAATGAAACCCAAAAAAACTTGTCTTTTTCCTACCCTAATGCACACATTGGTCTTGGATTTAAAGTCAGCTTTGGAGAAGGGGCTTCTTTACAACATGTTTGCTCCCGAGACCCTGGCGGTTTTGCTGTGCGACCCGCCTCTTATGTTTATCAAACCGAATCTGATCTCATTGGAGCCAACACATACACCCTGCAAATTACTTCACAAAACATAGACGAAAGCACCTCAACAACAAATTACAACCAAACAAGTAGCAACATTGACGCAAGTATGCACCTCGTAACTCCCGCAGGATGCGGGCTAGCGCCATGGAACGAAAGCATGTCTCTTAGTGGAGGATTTAGTCTTGGCGTAATGAATTACAATTTTTTTACTTATTCAAATGTTGGTGATGTTAGGGTTGAGTTTAAAGATACAAAGTGGACCAGCGTAGACCAAGGAAGTTCAAACGGAAAGGGTTATGACGACTGCATTGTTGACAGCCATAGCAACACACCCACTGGCGGAAAAATCGGATGTAATATTTACAAAGAAGAGGTATTTTCTTTTGTGGCTAAAAGTTTTCAAAATACCGCCTCTTTTATTAACGGGGAACCTTTTTACTACACTTCTGGAGGTAACGGTGTTAGTCCAACGCTTAATATCAACACCCAAGCTATTTTAGGCGACAACACTATTGCTACAAATTACACGCAAAGTTGTTTTGCAAAAAACATAACCACCAACTTAACCCTTAATAATGCGCCTCAAGAACGCAAAGATACAATTGCGTATCTTCCTGATAACAACACCCTTATAGCAAACAATGAAAATGTAGCCATTTCGACGCTTGAAGACGAATTCAACGCAGGCATGGCTGATGTTCGTGTTCTTTTTAACTTTACCCGCCAAACAAACACCGCCCATGAGCCTTTTCATGTTTTTTTAGATGACTTCAACATAACTTCAACCACAGACACTAACGGCCTATCGGGAATCGATTTTGACCGTACAATCAACATGGACAATAATGCTACTTTTTATTACGGACGTGTTCATGCGCCCGATTACCGCTTTGGTGGCAAAAGTGGCACAGCAAGGGTTTATTATGAGGTCTATTGCAAGGATTGCAATACAACAGAATTTAACGCTTTGGGAAACCAAAGCCCCGACACACTCTATTGGCACCAAAACACCCTGCATGATGCCACGCTCTACGGAAGTGTGGGCTCTTTTATCTCCTTGGGAGATGTGAGGTTTGGAAGTGCAAATTATGGGGCCGCTACAACAACAACAGCAACAGCAGCCATTGCAAGCGGGGTGGAAGTGCAGATTCTTACTACAAACCAAGCTCCCTACACCGATCGCATTCGACTCGCCCCTTCTTCTTGGCTTGTTTACAACCCCTTTAACCCAGCAGCCACGACTACTGATTTTACAGTTGAATTCTACGGAGCTGGCGCATGGGCAGGAGAAGGGTCTGTGCACAAAACCGAAGAAGGAGAAATCGGAACACATGCACATACTACCGATCAAAATACAACAATCAAACGAAACAACCGCAGGATAAACTGGTAA
- a CDS encoding type IV pilus modification PilV family protein: MRTGFSMIELIVSIVVMGIVVATLPMILLQTQNNLTFAMQQEAIMSTKSKIGYILAYDWDANSYESTSGFTRVLNTDGTAANNAFDRVVSMRRVGHIEADGRQRLRDDLAAPTPKGNFATNSNLATGFPDIDDFDSVVEATIITAEDYDMVLPITLTPTIEYVTDNPAAGNYNAKTLTFTFTTGSAGGVTNIKMIQMHTTGTNIDLTLRAYASNIGESRPLERAW; this comes from the coding sequence ATGCGCACAGGCTTTTCGATGATTGAACTAATTGTCTCTATCGTAGTCATGGGTATTGTTGTGGCAACACTGCCCATGATATTGCTCCAAACCCAAAACAATCTCACTTTCGCCATGCAACAAGAGGCCATCATGTCTACCAAGTCTAAAATTGGTTATATTTTGGCTTACGACTGGGATGCAAACTCCTATGAGAGCACAAGTGGTTTTACAAGGGTACTCAACACCGATGGCACTGCAGCCAATAACGCATTTGACAGAGTCGTCTCTATGCGCCGTGTTGGACACATTGAGGCAGACGGTAGACAGCGCTTGAGAGATGACCTTGCTGCGCCTACACCAAAAGGGAACTTTGCCACCAATTCAAATTTAGCCACAGGCTTTCCAGATATTGATGATTTTGACAGTGTTGTAGAAGCAACTATCATCACAGCGGAAGATTATGATATGGTCCTTCCTATTACACTTACACCAACTATTGAATACGTCACAGACAACCCTGCTGCGGGGAATTACAATGCCAAAACACTTACTTTTACCTTTACAACAGGATCAGCGGGAGGTGTGACTAATATCAAAATGATTCAAATGCACACCACAGGAACAAACATTGACCTCACCTTACGCGCCTATGCTAGCAACATCGGCGAAAGCCGTCCGCTGGAGCGCGCATGGTAA
- a CDS encoding type II secretion system protein produces MVKRKGFTLLELVMVIVVFGIVASIGADIISSMYKNYLRTRTINRLQTQTEITLEQIAKRLQYRIKESVVVRKPGVSVLSLANDNVDNNFTIMEWIAYSNESFLGATPNWTGLVDIENPNTNKGAATLVSPGSDFTITGLLMDALTNQKVDLTAGKEAALVFKKSSNTADFGWGVNANTDGTNALKVRQGANQDSLIITSALPDQIYEHYYLAHTAYALIPEGSPNDFNLTLRYNYQPWLNEFYSNGSTALMAQNVRLFRFRQDANLVRIKLCLHDANQTGVGDFIVTCKEKVVF; encoded by the coding sequence ATGGTAAAACGCAAAGGTTTTACACTCCTTGAACTTGTGATGGTCATTGTTGTTTTTGGCATTGTTGCCTCTATTGGGGCTGATATTATTAGTTCCATGTATAAAAACTACCTTCGTACCCGCACCATTAACCGTTTGCAAACTCAGACCGAAATCACCCTTGAGCAAATTGCAAAACGCTTACAATACCGCATCAAAGAGAGTGTCGTTGTAAGAAAACCAGGAGTGAGCGTTTTATCATTGGCAAACGACAATGTTGACAACAATTTCACTATCATGGAGTGGATTGCCTATAGCAATGAAAGTTTTCTAGGTGCGACACCCAATTGGACGGGGCTTGTTGACATCGAAAACCCAAACACCAACAAGGGAGCAGCTACACTGGTAAGTCCAGGCAGTGATTTTACAATAACTGGATTACTCATGGATGCACTTACTAATCAAAAAGTTGATCTCACTGCTGGCAAAGAAGCTGCACTTGTGTTTAAAAAATCCTCCAATACTGCAGACTTTGGTTGGGGCGTTAACGCCAACACGGATGGCACTAATGCGTTAAAAGTAAGACAAGGGGCAAACCAAGACTCTCTTATTATCACCTCCGCTCTCCCAGATCAAATCTACGAGCACTATTACCTTGCCCATACGGCCTATGCTCTTATCCCCGAAGGAAGCCCGAATGATTTTAATCTCACCTTGCGATACAATTATCAACCATGGCTTAATGAATTTTACAGCAATGGCAGCACTGCCCTTATGGCTCAAAATGTCAGACTTTTTCGCTTCCGCCAAGATGCCAACCTTGTCCGAATAAAACTCTGCTTACATGATGCCAATCAAACAGGTGTCGGCGATTTTATCGTTACATGTAAAGAAAAGGTGGTCTTTTGA